AACCCGCTGGCGATTCCTTTCTCGGACAGATAGGGATAGAAGTAAATCGCTGCAAGGAGATAAGCGCGGGCGAGTACGGGTGATGCAATGACCCAACCCAGTTCACGGTGATACATCAATTCATACAGGGCGGCCGCCTTTACCAGCAATACCAGTACGCCTGCAATGACACCCATCGCCCCGACCCTGCTGTCTTTCATGATGGCCAGCATTTGCTCCCGGGTGCGATTGCTGCCCAGACCATCCGCCAAATCCATCCAACCGTCCAGGTGCAGGCCGCCTGTCAAATACACCCAGAAGGACAGTGAAAGTACCGCACCGACTGGCATTGGCATTCGATTTATAAAAAGCATAGAAGCTGCATAGATCAAAACGCCCAAAATGCCACCGACGAGAGGATAGTATGCAGCACTTTTCTGCCAATCCCCTTCCGATGCAGACAAAGGGGGAACGGGAATCCGCGTCAAAAACGCCAGCGCGTGAAAAAATGGCTGCATCATTTGATCCTCCAGGGAATACCTGCTGCGACAAAGAACACTTCATCAGCCGCTGCCGCCACATACTGGTTGCATTTGCCCAGAACGTCCTGATACCACCGGCCAAGTCTTGACATGGCGACACCGCCTAACCCGACTTCCGTCGAAACGACGATCAATGTTCCGTCGATCTCCTCCACTGCCCGCAGCCACTGCTGTGCCTGCTCCAACAGTTGCCCGGCAATTTCCGGTTCCTGCCAGTTTTCTTCCGGTTCCTGCACGAGCAAGTTGCTGATCCAGGTTGATAAACAATCCACCAAGACTACGTGATAGTGGTCATAAAAGTGTACGGAATCCCCCAAATCATAAGGTGTTTCCACAAATCCCCATTCCATAGGACGACGCATTTGATGCAACTGAAT
Above is a window of Fodinisporobacter ferrooxydans DNA encoding:
- the cobU gene encoding bifunctional adenosylcobinamide kinase/adenosylcobinamide-phosphate guanylyltransferase — its product is MRIQFVIGGARSGKSEFAENTARSIGNSVLYVATGVCTDAEMEKRIQLHQMRRPMEWGFVETPYDLGDSVHFYDHYHVVLVDCLSTWISNLLVQEPEENWQEPEIAGQLLEQAQQWLRAVEEIDGTLIVVSTEVGLGGVAMSRLGRWYQDVLGKCNQYVAAAADEVFFVAAGIPWRIK
- the cobS gene encoding adenosylcobinamide-GDP ribazoletransferase, translating into MMQPFFHALAFLTRIPVPPLSASEGDWQKSAAYYPLVGGILGVLIYAASMLFINRMPMPVGAVLSLSFWVYLTGGLHLDGWMDLADGLGSNRTREQMLAIMKDSRVGAMGVIAGVLVLLVKAAALYELMYHRELGWVIASPVLARAYLLAAIYFYPYLSEKGIASGLKTGLSKSGLAINFVILLLGLAYFFGVKGLLLCLPTFFLSWLFSRSIVKRLQGLTGDCYGAIVEWTEAVSLVVILALGK